In a genomic window of Thermosynechococcus sp. CL-1:
- the tilS gene encoding tRNA lysidine(34) synthetase TilS has product MWGIYHARLHTTLKTQQWLPVGSRILIALSGGQDSVCLTRLLLDLQLHWQWFLVAVHCDHRWRADSAANANFVQALAQQWHLPCEVVSAPPLPKTEAAARSWRYQVFETVAKALNCTHVVTAHTQSDRAESLLLHLLRGTSPDGLATLLPSRALGAIQLVRPLLGMTRAETAAFCQTYGLPVWQDATNHHLNYRRNRLRLELIPYLQAHFNPNVEEVLAQTAELLASDRAYFEAEVERLAPTVIREHPPALERLRLRELPLALQRRLIQRFLRQHLKRGIDFSLIEAVRPLITAGNGSQTSTLPGGYHLRVCGQWLELIRPTAPPPESVPADQGERSPPPPPLY; this is encoded by the coding sequence GTGTGGGGCATCTACCACGCCCGCCTGCATACCACCTTAAAAACCCAACAATGGCTCCCTGTGGGGTCACGCATCCTCATTGCTCTGTCGGGGGGTCAAGACTCCGTTTGTTTAACGCGCCTGCTACTGGATCTACAGCTCCACTGGCAGTGGTTTTTGGTGGCTGTCCACTGTGATCACCGCTGGCGGGCAGATAGCGCTGCCAATGCAAATTTTGTCCAAGCGCTAGCGCAGCAATGGCATCTACCCTGTGAGGTGGTGAGTGCGCCGCCGCTGCCGAAAACTGAGGCTGCAGCCCGTTCATGGCGTTACCAAGTCTTTGAGACCGTGGCCAAGGCTCTGAATTGTACCCATGTGGTGACCGCCCACACCCAGAGCGATCGCGCCGAAAGTCTCCTACTACATCTACTGCGCGGCACCAGCCCCGATGGCCTAGCCACCCTCTTACCTAGCCGTGCTTTGGGTGCGATTCAGTTAGTACGTCCACTCCTAGGGATGACGCGAGCGGAAACGGCTGCCTTTTGCCAAACCTACGGGTTACCCGTCTGGCAGGATGCAACGAACCACCATCTCAACTATCGCCGCAATCGGCTGCGTTTGGAGTTAATTCCCTATCTGCAAGCGCACTTTAATCCGAATGTGGAAGAGGTGCTTGCCCAAACCGCTGAACTGCTGGCTAGCGATCGCGCCTATTTCGAGGCTGAGGTGGAGCGTCTTGCCCCCACCGTGATCCGCGAGCATCCCCCTGCCTTGGAGCGGCTGCGCCTACGGGAATTGCCCCTTGCGCTGCAACGCCGCTTGATCCAGCGATTTTTGCGTCAGCACCTGAAACGGGGCATTGATTTCAGCCTAATTGAAGCGGTGCGTCCTCTGATCACGGCAGGTAATGGCAGCCAAACCTCAACGCTGCCGGGGGGGTACCACCTGCGGGTCTGTGGTCAGTGGCTTGAACTGATCAGACCAACGGCACCACCGCCTGAATCTGTTCCTGCGGATCAAGGGGAGCGATCGCCACCCCCACCGCCTCTTTATTGA